Below is a genomic region from Triticum dicoccoides isolate Atlit2015 ecotype Zavitan chromosome 5A, WEW_v2.0, whole genome shotgun sequence.
GAGCTCCTTTGGGCGGCGACGTGGCTGCACCtggcgtcgtcgccgtcgccgagctcgcagaGCGTGTACTTGACCTACATCAACTCCAACGGGCACACGCTCGGCGGGGAGCAAGACGCGTACACCGTCAGCTGGGACGACAAGCGCGCCGCCACCAAAGTCCTCCTCTCCAAGGTATTTCTGCAGAACCGGGTGGAGAGCCTGCGCACGTACAAGGCGCACGCTGACAAGTACATCTGCTCCCTCGTCCCCGGCGCCGGCGGCTTCCAGTCCCAGTACACACCAGGAGGCCTCCTGTTCACGGAACGCGACAGTAACATGGAGTACGTGACCTCCACGACCTTCCTGCTCCTCACCTACGCCAAGTACCTCAGCTCCACCGGCGGCGCAGCCTCCTGCGGCTccaccgccgtcaccccctccaccCTCGTCTCGCTCGCCAAGAAGCAGGTACGTTTCCACGCATAGCCCCTAGACAAAATATTAAGATTGGTGGAGGGAGGCTCATGGGTCATTTTGGCTGGCGCGCAGGTGGACTACATACTGGGCGCGAACCCGGCGGGGATGTCGTACATGGTGGGGTTCGGGGCGCGGTACCCGAGGCGCGTGCACCACCGGGGCGCCTCCATGCCATCGGTGCGCGACCACCCGGCCCGCATCGGCTGCGACGAGGGGTTCCACTACCTGCACTCGTCCGACCCGGACCGCAACGTGCTCGTCGGCGCCGTCGTCGGCGGCCCCGACCAGAGCGACAGCTACTCCGACAGCCGCGACAACTACGCGCAGGCTGAGCCGTCCACCTACACCAACGCGCCGCTCGTCGGCGCCCTCGCCTTCTTCGCGGGGGCACACTAGCTAGGCATATAGCCCAAGTGGCGTAAacgaaatgtgtgtgtgtgtgcgatggTAGAACTTGAACTGTGAATGTATCACATACAAAATATATACCAGTATGCTAGTAATAAAGAAAACATGGGATATTTTCCGATATATTCTAGGGAGATATGTCTAGAACACATCTTttttttgataaatgtctagaACACATCTAAatgtgacataattatgtcacatctaaactgatgtccactctgtttatgGTCTATTTTTTTATCCTAGTTTttttgcttgttgttgttgcattatatatttgtgagagcttagatgtgacatcctttaaaaacatctagatgtgaattagacaaactgtttgAAATTTACCGTCAGAAATACTTGAGGCAACAAAACCTATATCAAATATAACTTCCATATCTCTGATCTACAGTGGCCGAGCTCAATCTACCTGTAGGGGGTGTATTTATGAGTCTGGAGGAGTGGAGGTCCTTGTATTCACTTGCAGCGGCCGGTCACCCTGTGATCCAATCGATCCAGGGACCGAGGGGCGAGGGGTCAGACTCCGGGACAGAACACTTTCGACCGAGGGATCAAACTCCAGAACGCCTTGGATCGTTCGGATCCAGGGACCGAGGGATCAGACTCCAGTGAAGTGAACACCTTGTATCAAAGGACCTTTCCTGTAGGCTATAGCGATCGAGACATCGACGAGTAAGAGGactggaggaggagaaggagatcgATCCCTGATCTCGTTTCAACGTTGGTTGCTCGATGGCTCGATCCTCGATGCCCTAGTCGCTTCGACTCCAGCAGTCCAGCCCACTCCAGTCCAAAGCGTATAAGTTTTTTTTAATACTAGGCCTATGTAGAAAATTTGGGGCCCTCCAAAATGTTGGGCCATGTGCGGGCCGCATGTTTTGCACCACTGTGGGCCTGGCCCTGCCGTCTTGCTGGTTGTAGCATGTCGTCTCGTCAGACGCAACATTTGCCCTCGTTGATTGTAGCACATCGTCTCACCAGTGGCAACATGCGTCATTAATAGTTGCAGTATTTAGTCATAACGGTTGTAGCGTCTCATGTTGACGCTTGCAATAGTGCTTGCATATTTTTTTCATACCGGTAGCAGCATCTAGTCGTGCCGCTGGTAACACCACAACTACGCTGACGTCACTCGACTTAAGTCTCGGTCGACTAAGTTCTAGACACACcctttttttcaaagaaagacattGTGCATGCATAGGATCTTCAAAAGGATCCAAAACTGATTAGTCATGACGTCCTCTTTCTTATGAAAAAAGTCTGTGTCCAAAAGAAAGTATCTATTTACGTGCCCTATTGTGTATTTCGTCTGGATGACAAATTTGGATGGCTGCGGACGTCACTAACTACCTGATTAGTGATAGCCACCTTTTCTGTTTTGTTTGTAAAGCTTATGCTCTGTTTTGTATATATTTGGTTCGGATGATAAATTTGAGTGGTTCTGGACATCACCAACTACCCGGTTAGTGATAACCACCTTTTCTATTTGGTATG
It encodes:
- the LOC119297255 gene encoding endoglucanase 4-like encodes the protein MGSPKACMSTYLIAVLCLVTGARSAAAFNYADALDKAVLFFEAQRSGKLPPGQRVAWRADSALSDGNASNVDLVGGYYDAGDNVKFGLPMAFTVTMLSWSVVEFGGAMPPGQLANAEAAVRWGSDYLLKAATATPGALWVQVADPYQDHRCWERPEDMDTPRAAYKVTPQNPGSDVAGETAAALAAASLVFRARDLAYSSKLLRAARQVFDFADRYRGSYIDSLSSVVCPFYCSYSGYKDELLWAATWLHLASSPSPSSQSVYLTYINSNGHTLGGEQDAYTVSWDDKRAATKVLLSKVFLQNRVESLRTYKAHADKYICSLVPGAGGFQSQYTPGGLLFTERDSNMEYVTSTTFLLLTYAKYLSSTGGAASCGSTAVTPSTLVSLAKKQVDYILGANPAGMSYMVGFGARYPRRVHHRGASMPSVRDHPARIGCDEGFHYLHSSDPDRNVLVGAVVGGPDQSDSYSDSRDNYAQAEPSTYTNAPLVGALAFFAGAH